Proteins found in one Streptococcus anginosus subsp. whileyi MAS624 genomic segment:
- a CDS encoding PTS system mannose/fructose/sorbose family transporter subunit IID: MTEKIQLSKSDRQKVWWRSTFLQGSWNYERMQNLGWAYALIPAIKKLYTSKEDRAAALERHLEFFNTHPYVAAPIIGVTLALEEEKANGAEIDNTAIQGVKIGMMGPLAGIGDPVFWFTVRPILGALGASLAMAGNVMGPILFFVLWNLIRMAFLWYTQELGYKAGSEITKDMSGGILQDITKGASILGMFIIAVLVERWVNIAFTVGLPSKTLSKGAYIEFPKGNVTGQQLHDILGQVNSGLGLDKIQAQTLQGQLDALIPGLMGLLLTFLCMWLLKKKVSPITIIIGLFIVGIVARFFGIM, from the coding sequence ATGACAGAAAAAATTCAATTATCAAAATCAGATCGTCAAAAAGTTTGGTGGCGTTCAACTTTCTTGCAAGGTTCTTGGAACTATGAACGGATGCAAAACTTAGGTTGGGCGTATGCACTTATCCCAGCTATCAAAAAACTTTACACTTCTAAAGAAGACCGTGCTGCGGCTCTTGAACGTCACTTGGAATTCTTTAATACTCACCCATACGTAGCTGCTCCTATCATTGGTGTGACACTTGCCCTTGAAGAAGAAAAGGCTAACGGTGCTGAAATTGACAACACTGCTATCCAGGGGGTTAAAATCGGTATGATGGGACCTCTTGCTGGTATCGGTGACCCAGTCTTCTGGTTTACCGTTCGTCCTATCCTCGGTGCTCTTGGTGCCTCACTTGCTATGGCAGGTAACGTGATGGGGCCAATCCTCTTCTTCGTACTTTGGAATCTTATCCGTATGGCCTTCTTATGGTACACTCAAGAACTTGGCTACAAAGCTGGTTCTGAAATTACAAAAGACATGTCAGGTGGTATTCTTCAAGACATCACCAAAGGAGCTTCAATCCTCGGTATGTTCATCATCGCCGTTCTTGTTGAACGTTGGGTAAACATTGCCTTTACGGTAGGACTTCCTTCTAAGACTTTGTCTAAAGGTGCTTACATTGAATTCCCTAAAGGAAATGTTACTGGTCAACAATTACATGATATCCTTGGTCAAGTAAATAGTGGTCTTGGACTTGATAAAATACAAGCTCAAACACTTCAAGGACAGTTAGATGCTTTAATTCCTGGCTTGATGGGCCTTCTTCTTACATTTCTATGCATGTGGTTGCTTAAGAAGAAAGTTTCTCCAATCACCATTATCATCGGTCTCTTCATCGTTGGTATTGTGGCACGCTTCTTCGGAATCATGTAA
- a CDS encoding Cof-type HAD-IIB family hydrolase yields the protein MTKKVIAVDLDGTLLNSDSKLSEFTKETIKKISKKGHHVVITTGRPYRIAREFYKELELHTPMINFNGSLTHIPEKKWQQERCITLDKEYLLDIVKRKQEIKADFIAGEYRKKFYITAPNETIADPKLFGVESFRPENQFKPELVTKNPNCILLQTHANDKYALADELNQFYHQQLSINTWGGPLNILECTPKGVNKAFALKYLLEVLNVERKDLIAFGDEHNDTEMLAFAGTGYAMKNASQTLLPYADEQLPLTNDQDGVAHQLLKLFL from the coding sequence ATGACAAAAAAAGTAATTGCAGTAGATTTAGATGGAACCTTGCTCAATTCTGACAGCAAACTATCTGAATTTACAAAAGAAACAATTAAAAAAATTTCTAAAAAAGGACATCATGTTGTCATCACAACCGGACGCCCTTATCGAATAGCACGGGAATTTTATAAAGAATTGGAACTACACACTCCAATGATCAACTTTAATGGCTCTTTGACCCATATCCCGGAGAAAAAATGGCAACAGGAAAGATGTATCACCTTAGACAAAGAATATCTATTAGATATTGTCAAACGGAAACAAGAAATTAAAGCAGACTTCATTGCTGGGGAATATCGGAAGAAATTTTATATCACAGCCCCCAATGAAACAATTGCTGACCCCAAATTGTTTGGTGTGGAATCTTTTCGCCCTGAAAATCAATTCAAGCCAGAATTAGTGACCAAGAATCCCAACTGCATTCTTTTACAAACACATGCTAATGATAAATATGCCCTAGCTGATGAATTGAATCAATTTTATCATCAGCAATTATCTATCAACACTTGGGGAGGACCACTAAATATCCTTGAATGCACTCCAAAAGGCGTCAACAAAGCTTTTGCTTTGAAATATTTATTAGAGGTTCTGAACGTGGAGCGAAAAGATTTGATTGCTTTTGGTGACGAGCATAATGATACAGAGATGTTAGCTTTTGCCGGTACTGGCTATGCCATGAAAAATGCGAGTCAAACACTGCTTCCCTATGCAGATGAACAACTACCACTGACCAATGATCAAGATGGTGTCGCTCATCAACTGTTAAAATTATTTTTATAA
- the serS gene encoding serine--tRNA ligase yields MLDIKRIRTDFDIIAKKLATRGVDAATLDEMKEFDSKRRELLVKVENLKAERNTVSAEIAQAKRNKDNADDKIAAMQTLSAEIKALDAELAEIDATLTEFTTTLPNIPHDSVPVGADEDDNVEVRRWGTPRVFDFEIKAHWDLGENLDILDWERGAKVTGTRFLFYKGLGARLERAIYNFMLDEHQKEGYTEVIPPYMVNHDSMFGTGQYPKFKEDTFELSDTNYVLIPTAEVPLTNYYRGEILDGKDLPIYFTAMSPSFRSEAGSAGRDTRGLIRLHQFHKVEMVKFAKPEHSYEELEKMTANAENILQKLNLPYRVVALSTGDMGFSAAKTYDLEVWIPAQNTYREISSCSNTEDFQARRAQIRYRDEADGKVKLLHTLNGSGLAVGRTVAAILENYQNEDGSVTIPEVLHPYMGGVKVIAPK; encoded by the coding sequence ATGTTAGATATTAAACGCATTCGCACAGATTTTGATATCATCGCAAAAAAACTAGCCACTCGTGGCGTTGACGCTGCAACACTTGATGAAATGAAAGAGTTTGATAGCAAACGCCGTGAGCTCTTGGTCAAAGTTGAAAATTTAAAAGCTGAGCGTAACACAGTTTCAGCAGAAATTGCCCAAGCGAAACGTAATAAAGACAATGCTGATGATAAAATTGCTGCCATGCAAACATTATCTGCTGAAATTAAAGCATTAGACGCAGAGTTAGCAGAAATTGACGCTACATTAACCGAGTTTACAACGACTTTACCAAATATTCCTCACGATAGTGTGCCGGTAGGTGCTGACGAAGACGATAATGTAGAAGTTCGCCGTTGGGGAACACCACGTGTGTTTGACTTTGAAATAAAAGCTCACTGGGATCTTGGTGAAAATCTTGATATTCTCGACTGGGAACGCGGAGCAAAAGTAACCGGCACTCGTTTCCTCTTTTACAAAGGACTTGGAGCTCGTCTAGAACGCGCTATTTATAATTTCATGTTAGACGAGCATCAAAAAGAGGGCTACACAGAAGTCATTCCTCCTTACATGGTTAATCACGATTCTATGTTTGGTACTGGTCAATATCCAAAATTCAAAGAAGATACGTTTGAATTGAGCGATACAAATTACGTTCTCATTCCAACTGCTGAAGTTCCTTTGACAAACTACTACCGAGGGGAAATTTTAGACGGAAAAGACTTACCAATCTACTTCACAGCCATGAGTCCGTCTTTCCGTTCTGAAGCTGGTTCTGCCGGTCGTGACACCCGTGGTTTGATTCGTTTGCATCAATTCCACAAAGTAGAAATGGTCAAATTTGCCAAGCCAGAGCATTCTTATGAAGAATTAGAAAAAATGACCGCTAATGCCGAAAATATCCTGCAAAAGTTGAATCTTCCTTACCGTGTCGTTGCACTTTCTACAGGGGATATGGGCTTCTCTGCGGCGAAGACCTACGACTTGGAAGTCTGGATTCCAGCACAGAATACCTACCGTGAAATTTCTAGCTGTTCCAATACCGAAGATTTCCAAGCTCGTCGTGCCCAAATCCGTTACCGTGACGAAGCAGATGGCAAGGTCAAACTCCTACACACTTTGAATGGATCCGGTCTTGCAGTTGGTCGTACCGTTGCAGCCATTCTTGAAAATTACCAAAATGAAGACGGCTCCGTCACTATTCCAGAAGTACTTCATCCATACATGGGTGGTGTGAAAGTGATTGCTCCAAAATAA
- the accD gene encoding acetyl-CoA carboxylase, carboxyltransferase subunit beta: MALFSKKDKYIRINPNRSSREKPQVKPEFPDELFSKCPGCKHIIYQKDLGSERICPQCGYTFRISAFERLNLTVDANSFEELFTGIETSDPLKFPKYREKLRTVREKTGLDEAILTGIATIGGQKTALGIMDSNFIMASMGTVVGEKITRLFEYATEHQLPVTLFTASGGARMQEGIMSLMQMAKVSAAVKRHSNAGLFYLTILTDPTTGGVTASFAMEGDIILAETQALVGFAGRRVIETTVREKLPDNFQKAEFLLEHGFVDAIVKRLELRSTIAMLLAFHGGEQ; encoded by the coding sequence ATGGCTTTGTTTTCCAAAAAGGATAAGTATATTCGGATCAATCCAAACCGTTCCAGTCGTGAGAAACCTCAAGTGAAACCAGAGTTTCCGGATGAACTGTTTTCAAAATGTCCAGGATGTAAGCATATCATTTACCAAAAAGATTTGGGAAGTGAACGGATTTGCCCGCAATGTGGCTATACGTTTCGTATTTCAGCTTTTGAACGCCTCAATTTAACGGTAGATGCCAATAGTTTTGAGGAATTATTTACAGGAATTGAAACATCAGACCCCTTGAAGTTTCCTAAATATCGTGAAAAATTAAGAACTGTCCGTGAAAAAACAGGTTTGGATGAAGCGATACTAACAGGAATTGCGACAATCGGTGGTCAAAAAACTGCACTGGGGATCATGGATTCCAACTTTATCATGGCTTCTATGGGAACAGTCGTTGGGGAAAAAATTACTCGTCTTTTTGAATATGCTACAGAACATCAGTTGCCAGTCACCTTGTTCACAGCTTCTGGTGGCGCTCGCATGCAAGAAGGCATTATGAGTTTGATGCAAATGGCTAAAGTATCCGCAGCGGTGAAACGCCATTCTAATGCTGGCTTGTTTTATTTGACGATTTTGACAGATCCGACCACGGGTGGGGTGACGGCTTCTTTTGCCATGGAAGGAGACATCATTTTGGCTGAGACACAAGCGCTCGTTGGTTTTGCAGGTCGCCGAGTAATTGAAACAACCGTTCGTGAAAAATTGCCTGATAATTTTCAAAAGGCGGAATTTTTGCTAGAGCATGGATTTGTAGATGCCATTGTCAAACGTTTGGAATTGCGCTCCACCATTGCAATGCTCTTGGCTTTCCATGGAGGTGAACAATGA
- a CDS encoding DUF1361 domain-containing protein: MRKTIIIHIFFAIISAIIYAEGILTKGPDLIWNMFLALVAYDAAFIAIQFKKKWFFLPIAILWLVFYPNTFYMITDLVHMHWVSDTLWNRESLHLFMAFVPSIFFGVLCGIESWNLISGYLKLRWWLEYLVIGAVSFLSSLAIYIGRYDRLNSWDLVSHPTLVFERLAAALQRESLLFILGFTFIQIMSLVFLTKNQSK; the protein is encoded by the coding sequence ATGCGTAAAACAATTATCATTCATATTTTCTTTGCGATTATTTCTGCTATCATTTATGCTGAAGGAATTTTGACAAAAGGTCCAGATTTGATTTGGAATATGTTTCTAGCTTTGGTTGCCTATGATGCGGCTTTTATAGCCATTCAATTTAAGAAAAAATGGTTTTTCTTGCCTATAGCAATTCTTTGGCTGGTGTTTTATCCCAATACGTTCTATATGATTACGGACTTGGTACACATGCACTGGGTGAGTGACACCTTGTGGAACCGAGAAAGTCTGCATCTTTTTATGGCTTTTGTTCCAAGTATTTTCTTCGGGGTTCTATGCGGAATAGAGAGCTGGAATTTGATTTCTGGCTATTTGAAGCTCAGATGGTGGCTGGAATATTTGGTTATTGGAGCCGTCTCATTTTTATCGAGTCTCGCAATTTATATTGGTCGCTATGATCGGCTCAATTCTTGGGATCTAGTCAGCCATCCTACGTTAGTCTTTGAGCGGTTGGCAGCTGCTTTGCAGAGGGAGAGTCTGCTGTTCATTTTAGGGTTTACCTTTATTCAAATCATGTCCTTGGTCTTTTTGACCAAAAATCAGTCTAAATAA
- the tsaE gene encoding tRNA (adenosine(37)-N6)-threonylcarbamoyltransferase complex ATPase subunit type 1 TsaE has protein sequence MFSHNEDELMAWGEKLGALLRKQDVLILTGDLGAGKTTFTKGLARGLGIKQMIKSPTYTIVREYDGRLPLYHLDVYRIGEDPDSIDLDDFLFGDGVTVIEWGELLGDSLPSDYLKLTILRKSDGRELVFDAKGHRAEKLLEEFVNG, from the coding sequence ATGTTTAGCCATAATGAAGATGAGTTGATGGCGTGGGGCGAGAAATTAGGCGCTTTACTCCGAAAACAAGATGTTTTGATTTTAACGGGTGACTTGGGTGCTGGGAAAACAACCTTCACCAAAGGTTTAGCGCGTGGACTGGGTATCAAACAAATGATTAAAAGTCCGACCTACACTATTGTACGAGAATATGACGGACGCCTGCCGCTTTATCATTTGGACGTTTATCGCATTGGGGAAGATCCAGATTCTATTGATTTAGACGATTTTCTCTTTGGAGATGGAGTGACGGTTATTGAATGGGGCGAATTGTTGGGAGATAGTTTGCCAAGTGACTATCTCAAATTGACAATTTTAAGAAAAAGTGATGGTCGAGAATTGGTCTTTGACGCAAAAGGACATCGAGCTGAGAAACTGCTTGAGGAATTTGTCAATGGCTGA
- a CDS encoding GNAT family N-acetyltransferase translates to MAELELVIREAEPQDAKHLVDFLNQVGQESDYMTLDDAGILMTEEQMSSFIEHQAASDNQIYLIALLDDAIAGLVSITADFHERIRHIGQVFIVVKRAFWNQGLGKLLLEEAIDWAENSGVIRRLELTVQARNERAVHLYQTFGFEIEGIQKRGAYLSEGKFLDVYLMGKLID, encoded by the coding sequence ATGGCTGAGTTAGAGCTAGTTATAAGAGAAGCAGAACCTCAGGATGCCAAACATTTGGTTGATTTTCTTAATCAGGTTGGGCAAGAGTCAGATTACATGACATTAGATGACGCAGGGATTTTGATGACAGAGGAGCAGATGAGCTCTTTCATTGAACATCAGGCCGCGTCAGATAATCAGATTTATCTAATTGCACTATTAGATGATGCGATTGCTGGTCTTGTAAGTATTACGGCTGATTTTCATGAGCGGATTCGACATATTGGACAGGTCTTTATCGTGGTTAAAAGAGCATTTTGGAATCAAGGTTTAGGAAAACTTCTTTTGGAAGAGGCAATTGACTGGGCAGAGAATTCTGGAGTGATTCGACGATTAGAATTGACTGTACAAGCAAGAAATGAACGTGCTGTTCATTTGTATCAGACGTTTGGGTTTGAGATTGAGGGCATTCAAAAAAGAGGAGCCTATCTTTCAGAAGGGAAATTTCTTGATGTTTACCTAATGGGAAAACTGATAGATTAG
- a CDS encoding PTS mannose/fructose/sorbose transporter subunit IIC has translation MSIISMILVVFVAFLAGLEGILDQFQFHQPLVACTLIGLVTGHLEAGVILGGTLQMIALGWANIGAAVAPDAALASVASAIIMVQGGDFTDKGISFAYTTAIPLAVAGLFLTMIVRTISVGLVHGADAAAKEGNIGAVERTHLVALLLQGLRIAIPAALLLAVPTSVVQGVLNAMPAWLSGGMAVGGGMVVAVGYAMVINMMATREVWPFFAIGFALAALSNLTLIAMGTIGVAIALIYINLSKKGGNGGGGSATSNDPIGDILEDY, from the coding sequence ATGTCAATTATTTCTATGATTTTAGTGGTCTTCGTTGCCTTTCTTGCTGGACTCGAAGGAATCTTGGACCAATTTCAATTCCACCAACCACTTGTTGCTTGTACCTTGATTGGTCTTGTAACAGGACACTTGGAAGCAGGTGTCATCCTTGGTGGTACACTTCAAATGATTGCTCTTGGTTGGGCAAACATTGGTGCTGCCGTTGCTCCTGATGCTGCACTTGCTTCTGTAGCATCTGCAATCATCATGGTACAAGGTGGCGACTTCACTGATAAAGGTATCAGTTTCGCTTATACAACTGCTATCCCTCTTGCAGTTGCAGGTCTCTTCCTTACAATGATTGTTCGTACAATTTCAGTAGGTCTTGTTCACGGTGCTGATGCTGCTGCTAAAGAAGGTAACATCGGTGCTGTAGAACGTACTCACTTAGTTGCACTTCTTCTTCAAGGTCTTCGTATTGCTATTCCTGCTGCTCTTCTTCTTGCAGTTCCAACATCAGTTGTTCAAGGTGTCTTGAATGCTATGCCTGCTTGGTTGTCAGGTGGTATGGCTGTCGGTGGTGGTATGGTCGTTGCCGTTGGTTACGCGATGGTTATCAACATGATGGCAACTCGCGAAGTATGGCCATTCTTTGCTATCGGTTTTGCACTTGCAGCTTTATCAAACCTTACTCTTATTGCTATGGGTACTATTGGTGTCGCAATTGCCTTGATTTACATCAACCTTTCTAAAAAAGGCGGAAATGGTGGTGGCGGTTCTGCTACATCAAATGACCCAATTGGTGATATTTTAGAAGACTACTAA
- a CDS encoding DUF956 family protein: MAQSQNTKIEFQTTGTSYLGIGGKVGKFLVGDKALEFYADTNVEDYIQIPWDTIHQIGANVSGKRISRHFEVFTNKGKFLFASKDAGTILKHARNHIGNEKVVKLPTLIQTIGHFFKNLFAKK; the protein is encoded by the coding sequence ATGGCACAGTCACAAAATACAAAAATTGAATTTCAAACAACAGGAACTTCTTATCTGGGAATTGGAGGGAAAGTTGGAAAATTCTTAGTTGGAGATAAAGCGCTTGAGTTTTATGCAGATACCAATGTCGAAGACTACATTCAAATTCCTTGGGATACTATCCATCAAATCGGTGCCAATGTGTCTGGCAAACGAATTAGTCGTCATTTTGAAGTCTTTACCAATAAAGGAAAATTCCTTTTCGCTTCAAAAGATGCTGGAACTATTTTGAAACACGCTCGAAATCATATCGGTAATGAAAAAGTCGTTAAATTACCGACACTGATTCAAACAATTGGTCATTTTTTTAAAAATCTATTTGCAAAAAAATAA
- a CDS encoding VTT domain-containing protein: protein MFIIDFILHIDAHIYNIAHAVGGWTYLILFLVIFIETAAVVFPFLPGDSLLFAAGALSANPAMHFNVLLFMLLFFVGAFVGDTCNFFIGRTLGYRFVHYKFFSKLIKEENIKEAEVYFEKHGSTSIILGRYIPIIRTFVPFVAGISQFPIHSFLKRAFIAALSWSLIATGAGYLFGNIPFVKTHFSAIILGIVIVTLLPTVISVVRSAMIKKRNNQMKR from the coding sequence ATGTTTATTATTGATTTTATCTTGCATATTGATGCACACATTTATAATATTGCTCATGCTGTAGGTGGCTGGACGTATTTGATTTTGTTTTTGGTAATTTTTATTGAGACAGCTGCGGTAGTATTTCCATTCTTGCCGGGAGACAGCTTACTTTTTGCTGCAGGCGCTCTATCAGCTAATCCAGCAATGCATTTTAATGTTCTACTTTTTATGCTTCTATTTTTTGTGGGAGCTTTTGTTGGCGATACCTGTAATTTCTTCATTGGCAGAACCTTGGGTTATCGTTTTGTACATTATAAATTTTTCAGTAAATTGATAAAAGAAGAAAATATCAAAGAAGCAGAAGTGTATTTTGAAAAACATGGATCTACTTCCATTATTTTAGGACGTTATATTCCTATTATTCGTACCTTTGTGCCTTTTGTAGCAGGCATTAGCCAATTCCCTATTCATTCTTTTCTGAAACGAGCTTTTATTGCTGCTTTGTCTTGGTCTTTGATTGCGACAGGGGCAGGCTATCTTTTTGGGAATATTCCCTTTGTGAAAACTCATTTTTCAGCGATTATTTTGGGAATTGTCATTGTCACCTTACTCCCAACTGTGATAAGTGTGGTTCGAAGTGCAATGATTAAAAAGCGAAACAATCAAATGAAGAGATAA
- a CDS encoding NCS2 family permease produces MNKFFKLKENGTTARTEVLAGLTTFFAMSYILFVNPEMLSQTGMPAQGVFLATIIGTVAGTLMMALYANIPYAQAPGMGLNAFFTYTVVFALGYTWQEALAMVFLCGIISIIVTLTKVRTIIIHAIPESLKYAISGGIGIFLAYIGVKKAGLLKFSIDPGTYTVAGKGADKAQAAITANGMATPGLVDFNNPAVLVALFGIFITIFFVLKRIRGGIVLSIAATTIVAILVGVVDLSKINFASNNIGAAVQDLGKIFGAALGKNGLLALFAKPSRIPEVLLAILAFSLTDIFDNIGTLISTGRKAGIFNIADEEAAKDSSGLQTKMDKALFSDMVGTTIGAIAGTSNVTTYVESAAGIEAGGRTGLTALVVAALFAISSFFSPLLAIVPTVAVAPILIIVGMMMLSSMKDIEWDDLSEAVPAFFTSVFMGFTYSITHGIAAGFIMYAFVKIIKGEAKEVHPIIWVLDALFILNFISLALA; encoded by the coding sequence ATGAATAAGTTTTTTAAACTAAAAGAGAACGGTACGACTGCTCGTACAGAAGTTCTTGCTGGTTTAACCACTTTCTTTGCAATGAGTTATATTCTCTTTGTCAACCCTGAAATGCTCAGTCAAACAGGCATGCCAGCACAAGGTGTTTTCTTGGCGACCATCATTGGGACTGTTGCAGGGACGCTAATGATGGCTTTATATGCCAACATTCCTTACGCTCAGGCACCTGGTATGGGACTGAATGCTTTCTTTACTTATACCGTTGTGTTTGCACTGGGGTATACTTGGCAAGAAGCACTTGCCATGGTTTTCCTTTGTGGGATTATCAGTATTATTGTCACGTTGACCAAGGTTCGCACAATCATTATTCATGCAATTCCAGAGAGTTTGAAATACGCTATTTCTGGTGGGATTGGGATTTTCCTAGCTTATATCGGAGTGAAAAAAGCAGGACTTTTGAAATTTTCAATCGATCCGGGAACATATACTGTTGCGGGAAAAGGCGCTGATAAAGCACAAGCAGCTATTACAGCTAATGGAATGGCAACGCCGGGCTTGGTAGATTTTAACAATCCAGCTGTTCTTGTAGCTTTGTTTGGAATTTTCATCACCATTTTCTTTGTTCTCAAACGCATTCGCGGAGGGATTGTTCTCTCCATTGCAGCAACCACGATCGTAGCCATTTTGGTGGGAGTTGTAGATCTTTCAAAAATCAATTTTGCTTCCAATAATATCGGTGCTGCTGTTCAGGATTTAGGAAAGATTTTTGGTGCAGCTTTAGGCAAAAACGGTTTGTTAGCTTTATTTGCAAAACCTTCTCGCATTCCAGAAGTGCTTCTTGCTATTTTGGCCTTTTCATTAACAGATATTTTTGATAACATCGGAACGTTGATCAGTACAGGGCGCAAAGCGGGCATCTTTAACATTGCAGATGAAGAAGCTGCTAAAGATTCGTCTGGCCTTCAAACTAAAATGGACAAGGCGCTGTTTTCAGACATGGTTGGGACAACGATTGGTGCGATTGCAGGGACTTCAAATGTCACGACTTATGTAGAAAGTGCGGCTGGAATTGAAGCAGGAGGTCGTACTGGATTGACAGCACTTGTCGTTGCGGCTTTGTTTGCTATTTCAAGTTTCTTTAGTCCACTTCTTGCTATTGTACCAACAGTAGCGGTAGCACCTATTCTTATCATTGTGGGAATGATGATGCTTTCCAGCATGAAAGATATCGAATGGGATGATTTGTCAGAAGCAGTACCAGCATTCTTTACATCCGTTTTCATGGGCTTTACTTATAGTATTACTCATGGTATTGCCGCAGGATTCATCATGTATGCTTTTGTGAAAATCATCAAGGGTGAAGCTAAGGAAGTTCATCCAATTATCTGGGTGTTGGATGCTTTGTTTATCCTAAATTTTATCAGTCTAGCTTTGGCTTAA
- a CDS encoding PTS sugar transporter subunit IIB, which translates to MSIGIIIASHGEFAAGIHQSGSMIFGEQEKVQVVTFMPNEGPDDLYAKFNDAVAAFDANDEVLVLADLWSGSPFNQASRVMGENPDRKFAIITGLNLPMLIQAYTERMMDANAGVDSVAANIIKEAKDGVKALPEELNPVAEVASAPAAPTAQAAIPEGTVIGDGKLKINLARIDTRLLHGQVATAWTPDSKADRIIVASDSVSADKLRKELIKQAAPGNVKANVVPIDKLIAVAKDPRFGNTHALILFETPQDALRAVEGGVDIKTLNVGSMAHSTGKTMVNNVLSMDKDDVATFEKLRDLGVEFDVRKVPNDSKKDLFDLIKKANVQ; encoded by the coding sequence ATGAGTATCGGAATCATTATTGCAAGCCATGGTGAATTTGCTGCTGGTATTCATCAATCAGGTTCTATGATTTTTGGTGAGCAAGAAAAAGTTCAAGTTGTAACTTTTATGCCAAATGAAGGTCCTGATGATTTGTATGCTAAGTTCAATGACGCTGTGGCTGCTTTTGACGCGAACGATGAAGTTCTAGTTTTGGCTGACCTGTGGAGTGGTTCTCCATTTAACCAAGCTAGCCGCGTAATGGGTGAAAATCCTGACCGTAAGTTCGCGATCATTACAGGTTTGAATCTGCCAATGTTGATTCAAGCTTATACAGAACGAATGATGGATGCCAATGCTGGCGTTGACTCTGTTGCCGCAAACATCATCAAAGAAGCCAAGGACGGAGTGAAAGCTCTTCCTGAAGAACTAAATCCTGTAGCTGAGGTAGCAAGTGCACCGGCTGCACCAACTGCTCAAGCTGCTATTCCAGAAGGAACCGTTATCGGCGATGGCAAGTTGAAAATCAATCTTGCTCGTATCGATACACGTCTTCTTCACGGTCAAGTTGCAACTGCTTGGACACCAGATTCTAAAGCAGACCGTATCATCGTTGCTTCTGACTCCGTATCAGCTGATAAACTTCGTAAAGAGTTGATCAAACAAGCTGCTCCTGGTAATGTCAAAGCAAATGTTGTCCCAATTGACAAATTGATTGCGGTAGCAAAAGACCCTCGTTTTGGTAACACACATGCACTGATTCTTTTTGAAACTCCTCAAGATGCACTCCGTGCTGTTGAAGGCGGTGTCGATATCAAAACACTCAATGTTGGCTCAATGGCTCACTCAACTGGTAAAACAATGGTCAATAACGTTTTGTCAATGGACAAAGACGATGTTGCAACCTTTGAAAAATTGCGTGACCTAGGAGTCGAATTTGACGTACGTAAAGTGCCAAATGACTCCAAAAAAGATTTGTTTGACTTAATTAAAAAAGCCAACGTTCAATAA
- a CDS encoding acetyl-CoA carboxylase carboxyl transferase subunit alpha, with protein MTKITRIIKEARDQARLTALDFAQGICENFIELHGDRSFRDDGAVIGGIGTLDGQPITVVGIQKGRNLQDNLQRNFGQPHPEGYRKALRLMKQAEKFGRPVVTFINTAGAYPGVGAEERGQGEAIARNLLEMSDLKVPVIAIIIGEGGSGGALALAVADKVWMLENSIYAVLSPEGFASILWKDGSRAMEAAELMKITSHELLDMGVVDKVIPEAGLSNQDLLYAVKQEIVAELANLSQLPLEQLLEARYQRFRKY; from the coding sequence ATGACAAAGATTACCCGAATTATTAAAGAAGCACGAGATCAGGCACGATTGACAGCTTTGGATTTTGCGCAAGGAATTTGCGAGAATTTTATTGAATTACATGGCGATCGTTCTTTTCGAGATGACGGAGCGGTTATCGGTGGAATCGGAACTTTAGATGGTCAGCCCATCACCGTTGTTGGGATTCAAAAAGGGCGCAATCTACAGGATAATTTGCAACGGAATTTTGGGCAACCTCATCCAGAAGGTTATCGAAAGGCACTTCGCTTGATGAAGCAGGCAGAGAAATTTGGTCGTCCTGTCGTTACGTTTATCAACACAGCCGGTGCTTATCCAGGAGTCGGTGCTGAAGAGCGCGGTCAAGGAGAAGCTATTGCGCGTAATTTGCTCGAGATGAGCGATTTGAAAGTCCCGGTTATTGCTATTATTATCGGTGAAGGCGGATCTGGAGGAGCGCTAGCTTTAGCTGTTGCAGACAAGGTCTGGATGCTAGAAAATTCAATTTACGCAGTGCTTAGTCCCGAAGGTTTTGCTTCTATCTTGTGGAAAGACGGCAGTCGTGCTATGGAAGCTGCAGAACTCATGAAAATCACTTCTCATGAGCTTCTTGATATGGGAGTGGTGGACAAGGTGATTCCAGAAGCAGGGCTTAGCAATCAGGATTTATTGTATGCTGTGAAACAAGAAATAGTCGCTGAATTAGCAAATTTGTCTCAACTACCACTTGAACAACTTTTAGAAGCACGTTACCAACGATTTCGAAAATACTAA